A genome region from Gemmatimonadota bacterium includes the following:
- a CDS encoding efflux RND transporter periplasmic adaptor subunit codes for MMQKIAKHRWFVLLFLALFACGEEAQQAQGGRAGRGGRGGRGGGAAAPVKVETVKQGDISAYILKNTTLEAERWVDVRARRPGQVIAISKEEGDPVREGTVLARLDADAAQISVAQREVAYQEAKQRYEREDALFQRNLGSKQSYENAKTQFESAKAQLEQAKLDLSYTAIRSPIEGIMTLRNIEVGNMVTNNQVVASVAKFDPLLARIQVTEKDFGKITVGQTARITIEAAPEKEFTGTVKMISPVVDPESGTVKVTVEIPRTDKSLLRPGMFASVYIITETRINTLVIPKKALVLEGEGNQVFTFETDPETGRGQAQRRRIEIGFTDSDRLEILNGLSQGEQVITVGQEGLRPGSSVRLVGEAAPPALAGRGGQGRQGRGQMGQGGQGRQGRGRGGSVQMGEGGQRGGDGQGRQGRGRGQMGQGGQRGGGTMAGDDANTGQMGQRGQRGGGQQGRGQMGEGGQGRQGRGQMGQGGQGRGFAGGQGGGDPTDRIKRIIERFPEVKAEYEKRVKDDPELATNMEKLRAFVTEMREKGLIPARGGRGN; via the coding sequence ATGATGCAAAAAATAGCCAAACACCGATGGTTCGTTCTGCTTTTTCTCGCGCTCTTTGCCTGCGGTGAAGAAGCACAACAGGCACAGGGCGGACGTGCTGGACGCGGTGGTCGCGGTGGACGCGGTGGTGGTGCTGCTGCGCCCGTCAAGGTCGAGACTGTAAAACAAGGGGATATTTCTGCATATATCCTCAAAAACACAACACTCGAAGCCGAAAGATGGGTTGACGTTCGAGCGCGCAGACCCGGACAGGTCATCGCGATCTCAAAAGAAGAAGGCGACCCCGTACGCGAGGGTACTGTGCTGGCGAGGCTCGACGCCGACGCTGCCCAGATCAGCGTCGCGCAACGAGAAGTTGCCTATCAAGAGGCCAAACAGCGGTATGAACGCGAAGATGCCCTATTTCAGCGCAACCTGGGTAGCAAACAGTCTTATGAAAATGCCAAGACCCAATTCGAATCTGCCAAAGCACAACTCGAACAGGCCAAACTCGATTTGAGCTACACGGCGATTAGATCACCCATTGAAGGCATTATGACGCTGAGAAATATCGAAGTGGGCAATATGGTCACCAACAATCAGGTGGTGGCCTCTGTAGCCAAATTTGATCCTCTGCTTGCACGCATCCAGGTAACCGAAAAGGACTTTGGTAAAATCACCGTAGGACAGACTGCGCGCATTACTATTGAAGCTGCGCCTGAAAAGGAATTTACGGGCACGGTGAAAATGATCAGCCCCGTGGTGGATCCCGAAAGCGGCACGGTCAAAGTAACCGTCGAGATACCTCGAACAGATAAAAGTCTATTGCGTCCCGGGATGTTTGCCTCGGTCTATATCATCACGGAAACGCGAATAAACACCCTGGTCATTCCCAAAAAAGCCCTCGTACTCGAAGGAGAAGGCAACCAGGTATTTACCTTTGAGACCGATCCCGAAACCGGACGCGGGCAGGCCCAACGCAGGCGCATCGAAATCGGTTTTACTGATAGCGACCGCTTAGAGATTCTCAATGGCCTTTCCCAGGGAGAGCAAGTCATTACCGTGGGACAGGAAGGATTGAGACCGGGTTCCTCCGTGCGCCTCGTCGGAGAAGCCGCACCCCCCGCACTTGCCGGACGCGGTGGACAGGGAAGGCAGGGTCGAGGGCAGATGGGTCAAGGCGGGCAGGGCAGACAGGGACGAGGACGTGGTGGAAGTGTTCAAATGGGTGAAGGCGGACAACGAGGTGGCGATGGACAGGGAAGGCAGGGACGAGGACGCGGGCAGATGGGACAAGGCGGACAACGAGGTGGTGGCACTATGGCAGGAGATGATGCCAATACCGGTCAAATGGGTCAGAGAGGCCAACGAGGTGGTGGACAACAGGGTCGCGGACAGATGGGTGAAGGTGGACAGGGCAGACAGGGACGAGGACAAATGGGACAAGGTGGACAGGGCAGAGGATTTGCAGGTGGGCAAGGTGGCGGTGATCCCACAGACCGTATAAAACGCATAATCGAGCGCTTCCCCGAAGTCAAAGCCGAATATGAAAAACGCGTGAAAGACGACCCTGAACTCGCAACAAATATGGAAAAACTCCGCGCTTTTGTGACTGAAATGCGAGAAAAAGGATTGATACCAGCACGAGGCGGACGAGGTAATTAA
- a CDS encoding zf-HC2 domain-containing protein: MDAGNTIDINRELLSAYLDDALTEADRARIEILLRTSDSLRRELAEMVRMRQLFAAWSPPAPDRFFVRRVDIKIQEEVARMKNRWGFQKFATAAMLLISIGSLAFLTQRLDRNVEPVTLDAFLQGSLDREVREVVSLTEDDFSKDRVLDLVLSDNTR, translated from the coding sequence ATGGACGCAGGCAACACCATTGACATCAACCGAGAATTGTTGTCAGCTTATCTCGATGATGCGCTGACAGAAGCAGATCGAGCCAGAATTGAGATACTCTTGCGCACATCTGACAGTCTCAGGCGTGAACTGGCCGAGATGGTGCGAATGCGCCAACTATTTGCCGCCTGGTCTCCGCCTGCACCCGACCGTTTTTTTGTGCGGCGCGTAGATATAAAAATCCAGGAAGAAGTAGCGCGAATGAAGAACCGATGGGGATTTCAAAAATTCGCCACTGCCGCAATGTTGCTGATCTCCATTGGCTCGCTGGCATTTTTGACCCAACGCCTGGACAGAAATGTTGAACCCGTCACCCTGGATGCTTTTTTACAGGGTTCGCTCGACCGCGAGGTTCGAGAAGTTGTGAGTTTGACCGAAGATGATTTTTCCAAAGACCGCGTACTCGACCTCGTCTTATCCGACAACACGCGTTAG